In Piliocolobus tephrosceles isolate RC106 chromosome 12, ASM277652v3, whole genome shotgun sequence, one DNA window encodes the following:
- the LOC111536469 gene encoding protein CXorf21-like, whose product MLGKAFLIDLLYKEQKYAKFCKPFICKKTEKETWKKKILDREENSLSSAEMENQETAMKESVTEQNDDTDQIKSVDETTVAKCKGIPLPGNVSVALPISQREQHDQRQPDLCRSWLCMSICHNYPDLQIGGDDMKNICDLDCFMEHTHNDVFNGPLLFSVGMPLGHSPVIGPLETLPTSKLLNGDESQEKSMLFQKQPLSNSMLNTYMERKVDELYKQLLEENLTRCHSITNLMALNLLMNNVNYTSLQISQDQNIELWKDQEAILHSITM is encoded by the coding sequence ATGCTTGGAAAAGCTTTCTTAATTGATCTTCTatacaaagaacagaaatatgCAAAATTTTGCAAACCATTTATATGTAAGAAGACTGAAAAGGAAACTTGGAAAAAGAAGATTTTagatagagaagaaaattcaCTTTCCTCTGCTGAGATGGAAAATCAAGAAACAGCTATGAAAGAAAGTGTAACAGAGCAAAATGATGATACAGATCAAATAAAATCTGTGGATGAAACAACTGTAGCAAAATGCAAAGGTATACCTCTTCCAGGAAATGTGTCAGTTGCGTTGCCCATTTCACAGAGAGAACAACATGATCAAAGACAACCAGATTTATGTAGATCATGGTTGTGTATGAGTATTTGCCACAATTATCCTGACCTACAGATTGGAGGTGACGACATGAAGAACATATGTGATTTAGACTGCTTTATGGAACACAcacataatgatgtttttaaTGGTCCCCTTTTGTTTTCAGTTGGTATGCCACTGGGTCATTCTCCTGTCATTGGGCCTCTAGAGACATTACCTACCTCAAAATTATTGAACGGGGATGAAAGCCAAGAAAAAAGTATGTTGTTTCAAAAACAGCCCCTCTCTAATTCCATGCTTAATACttatatggaaagaaaggtgGACGAGCTCTACAAACAATTATTGGAAGAAAATCTCACCAGATGCCACTCTATAACCAATCTTATGGCTTTAAATTTGCTGATGAATAATGTAAATTACACCAGCCTTCAAATCTCTCAAGACCAGAACATTGAGTTATGGAAAGATCAGGAAGCTATCCTACACTCTATCACTATGTAA